A window from Pyrococcus kukulkanii encodes these proteins:
- a CDS encoding CidA/LrgA family protein, with product MYKGLTIIFGFLFLGELIENAGVPIPGSVLGMLLLTLALITGVVKLEDVEREGEFLVRNMSIMFIPPGVGVILYLDLLKENLVAIGVALVLSFLITLFVTAKTVEVLRR from the coding sequence ATGTACAAGGGGCTGACGATAATATTCGGCTTTCTATTCTTGGGGGAGCTGATAGAAAATGCTGGGGTGCCGATACCAGGAAGCGTCCTTGGAATGCTACTACTGACCCTTGCATTAATCACGGGAGTTGTCAAGCTTGAAGATGTCGAGAGAGAGGGCGAATTCCTCGTTAGGAACATGAGCATTATGTTCATTCCTCCCGGGGTTGGGGTAATACTCTACCTAGATCTCCTTAAGGAGAATTTAGTGGCAATTGGAGTTGCCCTAGTTCTGAGCTTTCTCATTACACTATTCGTGACTGCAAAGACCGTGGAGGTGCTCAGGAGATGA
- a CDS encoding CidB/LrgB family autolysis modulator, with protein sequence MNVFGVFLTLFLYTVFSWVYAKKRTPALNPVLLSIVTIAVILKVMGIEYNEYMESAKFLSFLLGPAVVSLAVPLYKQLAIIKEYKKEIAIGVIVGGSTAILSAIYMLKAFHAPEILQRSFAPKSVTTAIAMGVSEKIGGIPSLTAVLVILTGVLGNALAPELLNMFRVRDRVARGLATGVSSHGLGTARIITEDELAGAVSGLGMALNGVYTAFILPAIINFLV encoded by the coding sequence ATGAACGTTTTTGGAGTATTCTTAACGCTCTTCCTGTACACGGTCTTTTCCTGGGTGTACGCAAAGAAGAGGACTCCAGCTTTAAATCCAGTCCTTCTATCGATAGTCACGATAGCAGTTATTCTCAAAGTTATGGGTATTGAGTACAATGAATACATGGAATCAGCAAAATTCCTGAGCTTCCTCCTGGGACCGGCGGTTGTGAGCTTGGCAGTTCCACTCTACAAACAGTTGGCCATAATCAAGGAATACAAGAAGGAAATTGCGATAGGAGTTATAGTGGGAGGAAGTACGGCGATACTTTCAGCGATCTACATGCTGAAGGCCTTCCATGCCCCTGAAATCCTCCAGAGAAGCTTCGCACCGAAGAGCGTTACAACTGCAATAGCTATGGGCGTGAGCGAGAAGATCGGAGGGATTCCTTCCTTAACGGCAGTTCTGGTTATACTAACCGGTGTCCTGGGGAACGCTCTAGCTCCGGAACTCCTGAATATGTTCAGGGTTAGGGACAGGGTTGCGAGGGGATTAGCGACGGGGGTTTCTTCCCACGGATTAGGAACCGCAAGGATAATAACTGAAGACGAGCTCGCTGGAGCTGTTAGTGGGCTGGGAATGGCCTTAAATGGTGTTTACACGGCATTTATCCTTCCGGCAATCATAAACTTCCTCGTTTAA
- the mrtA gene encoding CPBP family archaeomyxosortase MrtA, producing MDLRILILLIVAFIPSRIPGTFNEWIAYLGFFYLLIPLILFRKELKDVGFKLPKSWRSTLVLLGVAVIMSFLGLLDESMRSYYPRFPYSGVYSFILGELKMGVVMFLHEAFFRGFLLFPLAKKNKWLGILGQTIPYTILHVGKPPIEIPYSFFAGIVFAIIDLREESFLPSFVVHWLGSAFFDVLCILASQHSILG from the coding sequence ATGGATCTCAGGATACTAATACTCCTCATAGTGGCATTCATCCCCTCAAGGATACCAGGAACGTTTAACGAGTGGATCGCATATTTAGGGTTCTTCTACCTTCTAATCCCCCTGATCCTATTCAGGAAAGAGCTTAAAGACGTTGGATTTAAACTTCCAAAAAGCTGGAGGAGCACACTGGTTCTATTAGGAGTCGCCGTAATAATGAGTTTCCTAGGGCTCCTTGATGAAAGTATGAGAAGTTACTACCCCAGGTTCCCCTACTCAGGAGTTTATAGTTTCATCTTAGGGGAGCTCAAGATGGGGGTAGTTATGTTTCTACATGAGGCATTCTTTAGGGGCTTTCTCCTCTTCCCCCTTGCAAAGAAAAATAAATGGCTAGGTATTCTAGGCCAAACAATTCCTTATACCATTCTGCACGTTGGAAAACCTCCAATAGAGATCCCATACTCCTTCTTTGCTGGGATAGTATTTGCAATAATAGATCTAAGAGAAGAGAGCTTCCTACCGAGTTTTGTAGTTCACTGGCTTGGTTCAGCATTCTTTGATGTCCTTTGCATCTTAGCTTCCCAACATAGTATTTTAGGATAA
- the oadA gene encoding sodium-extruding oxaloacetate decarboxylase subunit alpha produces MVEIIDTTFRDAHQSLIATRMSTKDMLPIAEKMDKAGFYSMEVWGGATFDALLRFLREDPWERLRLLREHIKKTKLQMLLRGQNIVGYRHYPDDVVEKFVELAYKNGIDIFRVFDALNDVRNMKTSIKKAKEVGAEVQGCICYTTGPIFTLKYYMSKVDELINLDVDYITIKDMAGLADPQTAYNLVKEIKERYGIKVNFHTHATSGLAVATYLKAIEAGVDYIDTSIHPLAGGTAQPAVQTMYYAIPEAKRPKLDMKLIHEISKYLADLLERKYDHLLSKKAIQGDPNVLIHQIPGGMYSNLIKQLSELKALDKLDEVLEEIPRVREDLGYPPLVTPTSQIVGVQAVLNVLFGRYKRVTKETKDYVKGLYGRPPAPIKEEVKKLILGDEEPITVRPADLLEPMLDKARRELEEKGYLEREEDVVTYCLFPQVALEFFELRKQGKLKPVEEKPRGKMIRIYINGREYKVWVEGVEFERLVPSRYAQPQMLPRAVPSVQVPRSSLPIETPKPQAVAGANVVTAPMPGKVLKILVREGDRVRVGQGLLILEAMKMENEIPSPMDGVVKRILVKEGDAVDTGQALIELK; encoded by the coding sequence ATGGTTGAAATTATCGACACCACGTTTAGGGATGCTCATCAGTCCCTTATAGCTACAAGAATGAGCACGAAAGATATGCTTCCAATTGCGGAGAAAATGGACAAAGCCGGCTTTTACTCTATGGAGGTTTGGGGTGGAGCAACTTTTGATGCTTTACTAAGGTTCCTAAGAGAAGATCCATGGGAAAGGCTGAGGCTCTTAAGAGAGCATATAAAGAAAACAAAACTCCAAATGTTATTGAGAGGTCAGAATATTGTTGGTTACAGGCATTATCCGGATGATGTTGTTGAAAAATTTGTAGAGCTCGCTTATAAAAATGGAATTGACATTTTCAGAGTTTTTGATGCCCTTAATGATGTTAGGAACATGAAGACTTCTATCAAAAAAGCAAAGGAAGTAGGTGCTGAGGTTCAGGGGTGTATATGCTATACCACTGGTCCCATATTCACCCTAAAGTATTACATGAGTAAGGTTGACGAGCTTATTAACCTTGACGTTGATTACATAACGATTAAAGACATGGCTGGGCTTGCAGACCCTCAAACCGCTTACAACCTCGTTAAAGAGATTAAAGAGCGCTATGGGATTAAGGTCAACTTCCACACTCACGCAACGAGTGGTCTGGCAGTAGCCACATATTTAAAAGCAATTGAGGCTGGAGTGGATTATATAGACACTTCAATCCACCCATTAGCCGGTGGGACGGCGCAACCTGCAGTTCAGACAATGTACTATGCAATTCCAGAAGCAAAGAGGCCAAAACTCGACATGAAATTAATCCATGAGATTTCCAAGTACTTGGCAGATCTCCTGGAGAGGAAGTATGATCATCTACTAAGCAAAAAAGCTATACAAGGAGATCCAAATGTTCTAATTCACCAGATTCCCGGTGGAATGTACTCAAACTTAATAAAACAGTTGAGCGAGCTTAAGGCCTTGGACAAACTTGATGAAGTTCTTGAAGAAATTCCGAGGGTCAGGGAGGATCTTGGATATCCACCCCTAGTTACGCCAACATCCCAAATAGTTGGAGTACAAGCAGTCTTGAACGTCCTCTTTGGAAGGTACAAGCGAGTGACTAAGGAGACTAAGGACTACGTGAAGGGGTTGTATGGGAGGCCCCCAGCTCCGATAAAGGAGGAGGTGAAGAAGCTTATCCTTGGTGATGAGGAACCGATAACCGTGAGACCAGCTGACTTGCTTGAACCGATGCTTGATAAAGCGAGGAGAGAGCTTGAGGAGAAAGGATATTTAGAGAGGGAGGAGGATGTTGTAACTTACTGCTTGTTCCCACAAGTGGCTTTAGAATTCTTTGAGCTTAGGAAGCAGGGTAAATTGAAGCCGGTTGAGGAGAAGCCAAGGGGCAAGATGATAAGGATCTACATAAACGGGAGGGAATACAAGGTTTGGGTTGAGGGGGTTGAGTTTGAGAGGTTGGTGCCCTCCAGGTATGCTCAGCCACAAATGTTGCCTCGGGCCGTTCCAAGTGTTCAAGTTCCAAGGTCATCTCTGCCAATTGAAACCCCAAAACCACAAGCGGTCGCTGGTGCTAATGTTGTCACTGCTCCAATGCCTGGGAAAGTCTTGAAAATCCTCGTTAGAGAAGGTGATAGGGTAAGGGTAGGCCAAGGGCTTCTAATCTTAGAGGCAATGAAGATGGAGAATGAGATTCCTTCTCCCATGGATGGTGTTGTGAAGAGGATCCTCGTGAAGGAAGGTGATGCCGTCGACACAGGACAAGCATTAATTGAGCTCAAATGA
- a CDS encoding ABC transporter ATP-binding protein, translated as MASVRLEGVWKIFGNFEVVKNLNLKIKDGEFMVLLGPSGCGKTTTLRMIAGLEEPTRGRIYIGDRLVADPEGGVFVPPKDRDVAMVFQSYALYPHMSVYDNIAFPLKIRKVPKQEIDQRVREVAELLGLTDLLKRKPRELSGGQRQRVALGRAIIRRPQVFLMDEPLSNLDAKLRVKMRAELKKLQRQLGVTTIYVTHDQVEAMTMGDRIAVINAGVLQQVGSPDEVYNKPANVFVAGFIGSPPMNFFNVTITEDGFVDFGEFKLKLLPDQFELLRDVGLIDKDVLLGIRPEDIYEATSTQVKTQENIIHAKVDIVENLGGEKIVHLRAGGVSFVGKFPAESFVKENQEVDVIFDIKKIHIFDKTTQRAIF; from the coding sequence ATGGCTAGTGTCAGGCTAGAGGGTGTCTGGAAAATATTTGGGAACTTTGAAGTCGTGAAAAACCTCAACCTTAAAATTAAGGATGGAGAATTCATGGTCTTACTTGGTCCTTCGGGTTGTGGAAAGACAACGACTTTGAGAATGATCGCTGGTTTGGAAGAGCCAACGAGGGGTCGGATATATATTGGTGATAGATTGGTGGCGGATCCTGAAGGAGGTGTTTTTGTTCCTCCGAAGGACAGGGATGTTGCGATGGTTTTTCAGAGTTATGCACTATATCCACATATGAGTGTTTATGATAATATTGCCTTTCCGTTGAAAATTAGGAAGGTGCCGAAACAAGAAATAGATCAAAGAGTTAGAGAGGTTGCGGAGTTGCTTGGTTTGACAGATTTGCTTAAGAGGAAGCCTAGGGAGCTGAGTGGTGGTCAGAGGCAACGTGTGGCCTTGGGAAGGGCTATAATAAGAAGACCTCAGGTCTTCCTCATGGATGAGCCGTTGAGTAATCTTGATGCAAAACTTAGGGTTAAGATGCGTGCTGAGCTTAAGAAATTGCAAAGGCAACTTGGTGTGACAACAATTTACGTTACTCATGATCAGGTCGAGGCAATGACGATGGGGGATAGGATTGCAGTGATTAATGCTGGTGTTCTTCAGCAGGTTGGTTCGCCGGATGAGGTTTATAACAAGCCTGCCAACGTCTTCGTTGCAGGCTTCATTGGTAGTCCTCCAATGAACTTCTTTAATGTCACAATTACAGAGGATGGATTCGTGGACTTTGGAGAATTCAAACTTAAACTCCTTCCAGATCAATTCGAATTGTTGAGGGACGTTGGTTTGATTGATAAGGATGTACTTTTAGGCATTAGACCAGAGGATATTTACGAGGCCACATCTACCCAAGTTAAAACCCAGGAGAACATAATTCATGCCAAGGTGGACATTGTAGAAAACCTTGGTGGTGAAAAGATCGTCCATTTAAGGGCTGGTGGTGTTTCCTTCGTTGGAAAATTCCCCGCTGAGAGTTTTGTTAAGGAAAACCAGGAGGTTGACGTAATTTTCGACATAAAGAAAATCCACATCTTCGATAAAACTACACAAAGAGCAATATTCTGA
- a CDS encoding carbohydrate ABC transporter permease, which yields MKKKVSFSRLIMYLLLIFLAFVYLLPIWSAITTSTKSTEQVALTTPVTPVFPPHFEAYRIAFSELKRPIINSLAFTVFATIFSTVLGSLAGFALAKLIRSTTSKKLLVLITFGIFIPYQAILIPLVRIISSLGLYNTIPGLILTHTAYGIPITTLLFTNYYYEIPDELVEAAKVDGANPLKIYTSVVLPISKPAFVVTAIYQFVNIWNDYLFGVVLTRGEEAMPATVKLANLKGSFVANWNIQMAGALIVALPTLFIMIALGKYLIRGYTTGALKE from the coding sequence ATGAAGAAAAAAGTTTCATTCTCAAGGTTAATTATGTATCTGCTCCTCATATTCCTGGCCTTTGTATATCTCCTCCCAATATGGAGTGCCATAACTACTTCAACAAAGAGTACAGAGCAGGTTGCATTAACAACTCCTGTAACTCCAGTATTTCCTCCGCATTTTGAGGCTTATAGAATAGCTTTCTCTGAGCTGAAACGTCCCATAATAAATAGCTTGGCATTTACTGTCTTTGCAACGATATTCTCGACAGTTCTTGGTTCACTGGCAGGATTTGCACTAGCAAAGCTCATAAGGAGCACAACATCAAAGAAGCTATTAGTACTGATAACATTTGGAATATTCATTCCATATCAAGCAATTTTAATTCCTTTAGTCAGGATAATATCAAGTCTCGGGCTGTATAACACAATCCCAGGGTTAATTCTGACTCACACAGCATATGGAATTCCAATAACGACACTGCTGTTCACTAACTATTACTACGAAATTCCGGATGAACTTGTAGAAGCTGCAAAAGTGGATGGTGCAAACCCCCTCAAGATATACACAAGCGTTGTGCTACCTATTTCAAAGCCCGCATTTGTAGTTACAGCAATTTACCAGTTTGTAAACATCTGGAACGATTATCTCTTTGGAGTAGTGCTTACAAGAGGAGAAGAAGCGATGCCAGCAACCGTTAAACTTGCAAACCTCAAGGGGAGTTTTGTAGCAAATTGGAATATCCAAATGGCAGGAGCCCTCATTGTGGCTCTCCCGACACTTTTCATAATGATAGCTCTGGGAAAATACCTGATAAGAGGATACACAACAGGAGCTTTAAAAGAATAA
- a CDS encoding carbohydrate ABC transporter permease translates to MVDGANAWQLYRCVVIPQLVKPTLSAFVVLMVFSLKAFDFIWILSRGGPGTSTYILAVQMYVETFAKTKFSYGAAIATILLLMALAVVLPYLYWSYRGEKK, encoded by the coding sequence ATGGTTGATGGAGCTAATGCATGGCAACTTTACAGATGTGTTGTAATCCCACAGCTTGTTAAACCAACCCTCAGTGCCTTTGTCGTTCTAATGGTATTTTCACTCAAAGCGTTCGACTTTATCTGGATCCTCAGCAGAGGGGGGCCAGGAACGTCAACATATATCTTGGCAGTTCAGATGTACGTTGAAACATTTGCAAAGACAAAGTTCTCCTATGGAGCTGCAATAGCCACAATTCTGCTCCTAATGGCTTTAGCCGTTGTGTTGCCATATCTCTACTGGAGTTACAGAGGTGAGAAAAAATGA
- a CDS encoding carbohydrate ABC transporter permease, producing the protein MRRSPDLPYILLFLAPALILVGIFVYVAIGWNIYISFTNWRGLTPSYKFVGLYQYKQLLQDPVFWISLKNNLLLILLFVPGAILIGLFLAILLR; encoded by the coding sequence GTGAGAAGGTCTCCGGATCTTCCTTATATTCTTTTATTTTTAGCTCCTGCACTGATCTTGGTGGGAATTTTTGTTTATGTTGCAATTGGATGGAACATATACATCTCATTTACTAATTGGAGGGGCCTAACTCCTTCTTACAAGTTTGTTGGATTGTACCAATACAAACAATTACTTCAAGATCCTGTTTTCTGGATTTCACTTAAAAATAACTTACTTCTGATCCTCCTGTTCGTTCCTGGCGCGATTTTAATAGGTTTGTTCCTCGCAATACTCCTAAGATAG
- a CDS encoding HXXEE domain-containing protein — MKKCSIISWLEEYWPVSTPFLAVYVTVLLVLFVFKENFPLFLIWLQTPVYWVHQFEEYIYPGGFVEFFNKKVLGSKQGDWPLTKTHALWINVPIIFIGFPLSAVLASLVDISIGIWTAYFSILNALSHVGMFFKHGYNPGLVASALLNIPVGAYTVYYFATSHPLSLGAHIIGFLVALAIQGALMVWGLKFMKAKVT, encoded by the coding sequence ATGAAAAAATGTTCGATAATATCGTGGCTTGAGGAGTACTGGCCAGTTTCAACGCCCTTTCTTGCCGTGTATGTAACTGTTCTGCTGGTTTTGTTCGTCTTCAAGGAGAACTTCCCCCTCTTCCTAATCTGGCTGCAGACACCGGTCTACTGGGTGCACCAGTTCGAGGAGTACATTTACCCTGGTGGCTTCGTGGAGTTCTTCAACAAAAAGGTTCTGGGCTCAAAGCAGGGGGACTGGCCACTTACAAAAACACACGCCCTTTGGATTAACGTTCCAATAATCTTCATTGGATTCCCGCTCTCGGCTGTCCTCGCAAGTCTCGTTGATATTTCAATCGGAATATGGACGGCCTATTTCTCGATCCTGAATGCCCTCTCGCATGTGGGCATGTTCTTCAAGCATGGCTACAACCCGGGCCTCGTGGCGAGTGCACTGCTTAACATACCCGTTGGCGCTTACACAGTTTACTACTTTGCCACCAGTCATCCGTTGTCGCTGGGTGCACATATCATTGGCTTTCTCGTCGCTCTGGCGATTCAAGGCGCGCTGATGGTTTGGGGATTGAAGTTTATGAAGGCAAAGGTAACATGA
- a CDS encoding RuvB-like helicase, with translation MPVIEELPTVKFERVGMHSHIKGLGLDENGKAKFIGDGMVGQVKAREAAGIAVKLIKQGKLAGKGILLVGPTGSGKTAIAMGIAKELGEDVPFVQISGSEIYSAEVKKTEFLKQALRRAIGVRISEERKVYEGMVERIEIKRTRHPFNPYIEVPESVKITLKTKDDEKTLRAGREIAYQLLELGIEEGDVIQIDAETGRVSRVGTTKEEEGLFFRKKVELPSGPVLKVKEFTYTVTLHDLDVVNARAGGIFSLLFGGGMEINDEIRERVDQTVKQWIEEGKATLVPGVLFIDECHMLDIEAFSFLARAMENELAPILILATNRGMTKIRGTDIEAPHGIPLDMLDRLLIINTEPYKREEIREIVKIRAKEEGIELSEEALEYLAELGEKTSLRYAVQLLAPASIIAGGKRVEREHVEKAKEYFADVKRSIAFVEKLEGMLR, from the coding sequence ATGCCAGTTATAGAGGAGCTCCCAACAGTCAAGTTTGAGAGAGTTGGAATGCACTCCCACATAAAAGGCCTGGGATTGGATGAGAACGGCAAGGCAAAATTCATTGGAGACGGGATGGTCGGTCAAGTTAAAGCTAGGGAAGCTGCTGGAATTGCTGTTAAGTTGATAAAACAGGGCAAACTTGCTGGCAAGGGTATTCTGCTTGTTGGACCAACGGGGAGCGGTAAGACTGCGATAGCAATGGGTATAGCCAAGGAACTTGGTGAAGACGTTCCCTTCGTTCAAATAAGTGGTAGCGAAATTTATTCTGCCGAAGTCAAGAAGACTGAATTCCTGAAGCAGGCCCTAAGGAGGGCCATTGGTGTTAGAATTAGTGAGGAGAGGAAGGTTTACGAGGGAATGGTCGAGAGGATAGAGATTAAGAGAACGAGGCACCCCTTCAATCCCTACATAGAGGTTCCAGAGAGCGTTAAGATAACTTTAAAGACAAAGGACGATGAGAAAACACTAAGAGCTGGCAGGGAAATTGCCTATCAGTTGCTCGAGCTTGGAATTGAAGAGGGTGATGTAATACAGATAGATGCCGAGACGGGAAGGGTTTCAAGAGTTGGAACAACAAAAGAAGAGGAGGGACTATTCTTCAGGAAGAAGGTGGAGCTTCCATCAGGTCCAGTTCTCAAAGTAAAGGAGTTCACGTACACGGTAACCCTTCATGACCTTGACGTCGTGAATGCGAGGGCTGGAGGTATATTCAGCCTTCTCTTTGGTGGAGGAATGGAGATAAACGATGAGATCAGGGAGAGGGTTGATCAAACCGTTAAGCAGTGGATAGAAGAGGGCAAAGCGACTTTAGTCCCTGGGGTGCTCTTCATAGATGAGTGTCACATGCTCGACATCGAAGCATTCTCATTCTTGGCTAGAGCAATGGAGAACGAGCTTGCTCCAATTTTAATCCTAGCAACCAACAGGGGAATGACGAAGATAAGGGGAACTGATATCGAGGCCCCTCACGGAATTCCGCTGGACATGCTTGACAGGCTGTTAATAATAAACACTGAACCCTACAAGAGGGAGGAGATAAGGGAAATCGTGAAGATAAGGGCCAAGGAGGAGGGGATAGAGCTTAGCGAGGAAGCCCTAGAGTACCTTGCGGAGCTCGGTGAGAAGACTAGCCTAAGATACGCAGTTCAGCTACTGGCCCCGGCAAGCATCATAGCAGGAGGCAAGAGAGTGGAGAGAGAGCACGTTGAGAAGGCCAAGGAGTACTTTGCTGATGTCAAGAGGAGTATAGCCTTCGTGGAGAAGCTTGAGGGGATGCTACGTTAG
- a CDS encoding TrmO family methyltransferase domain-containing protein translates to MHDEYHGVFATRAPSRPNPIGISIVRLLSIEENVLHVKDIDIVDGTPLLDIKIICS, encoded by the coding sequence ATGCACGATGAGTATCATGGAGTTTTTGCTACTAGGGCCCCAAGCAGACCTAATCCCATAGGCATTTCCATAGTGAGGCTCCTGAGTATAGAGGAAAATGTCCTGCACGTTAAAGACATTGATATAGTTGATGGAACTCCTCTCCTTGATATAAAAATCATATGTTCTTGA
- a CDS encoding TrmO family methyltransferase domain-containing protein — protein MKIRYYKSIGIIRTPFKESKGISIQPSAAKRTRGEVIVFPEYAEGLKNINGFSHIILIYHFHLAKLDSLLVL, from the coding sequence ATGAAGATTAGGTATTATAAATCAATTGGGATAATTAGAACGCCCTTTAAGGAATCGAAAGGCATTTCTATTCAGCCTTCTGCGGCTAAAAGGACTAGAGGTGAGGTTATAGTATTCCCTGAGTACGCTGAGGGCCTGAAAAATATTAACGGCTTTTCTCACATAATCTTGATTTATCACTTTCACTTGGCAAAACTGGACTCCCTACTTGTATTGTAA
- the hmgA gene encoding hydroxymethylglutaryl-CoA reductase (NADPH), with protein sequence MNVEEIIEKVAKGEIKFHQVENYVNGDKRLATEIRRKALERKLGIKLEHIGHYSIDPNQLIGRNIENMIGVVQIPMGVAGPLKINGEYAKGEFYIPLATTEGALVASVNRGCSALTEAGGVVTTLLDDKMTRAPLIKCPNARRAREVAQWVQENLEYLQEKAVSKVTRHGKLRGVKPFIVGRNLYLRFEFETGDAMGMNMVTIASEEIMKVIEEHFPDVRYLALSGNLCVDKKPNAVNFILGRGKTVVVEAVVPREIVKRKLKTTPELIAEVNYLKNLVGSAQAGSYGFNAHFGNIVGAIFLATGQDEAQITEGSHGITIAEVTPEGDLYISITMPSLEIGTVGGGTRVPTQREALEIMGVAGGGDPPGVNAKKFAEIVAGAVLAGELSLLAAIAAKHLARAHKMLGR encoded by the coding sequence ATGAACGTTGAGGAGATTATAGAGAAAGTTGCGAAGGGTGAGATTAAGTTTCATCAAGTAGAGAACTATGTTAATGGGGATAAGAGGCTTGCAACCGAGATAAGGAGGAAGGCTTTGGAGAGGAAGCTTGGAATAAAGCTCGAGCACATAGGCCACTACAGCATAGATCCTAACCAGCTCATCGGGAGGAATATAGAGAACATGATCGGCGTGGTTCAGATACCAATGGGAGTCGCTGGGCCCTTAAAGATAAATGGAGAGTACGCTAAGGGAGAGTTCTACATTCCTCTGGCCACCACGGAAGGAGCCTTAGTCGCTTCGGTGAACAGGGGCTGCTCAGCCTTAACCGAGGCAGGTGGAGTCGTTACTACTCTGTTGGATGACAAGATGACGAGAGCACCACTAATAAAGTGTCCTAATGCTAGAAGGGCGAGGGAAGTTGCACAGTGGGTTCAGGAGAACCTTGAGTACCTGCAGGAGAAGGCGGTAAGTAAAGTCACGAGACACGGAAAGCTTAGGGGTGTTAAGCCCTTCATAGTGGGCAGGAACCTCTATCTTAGGTTTGAATTTGAGACTGGAGATGCAATGGGAATGAACATGGTCACAATAGCGAGCGAGGAGATAATGAAGGTTATCGAGGAGCACTTCCCCGATGTAAGGTACTTGGCACTATCGGGAAACCTCTGCGTGGACAAAAAGCCTAACGCCGTGAACTTCATCCTCGGCAGGGGGAAAACAGTCGTTGTCGAAGCTGTAGTCCCCAGGGAGATAGTTAAGAGGAAGCTGAAGACTACTCCAGAACTAATCGCGGAGGTAAACTACCTGAAGAACCTTGTTGGCTCTGCTCAAGCTGGTAGCTATGGCTTCAACGCCCACTTCGGCAACATAGTTGGGGCGATATTCCTAGCCACTGGGCAGGATGAGGCTCAGATCACCGAGGGCTCTCACGGGATAACCATAGCGGAAGTAACTCCAGAAGGTGATCTATACATAAGCATAACGATGCCGAGCCTTGAAATAGGAACCGTTGGAGGGGGAACTAGGGTTCCTACTCAGAGAGAAGCCCTTGAGATAATGGGTGTCGCTGGTGGAGGGGATCCTCCTGGGGTAAATGCTAAGAAGTTTGCTGAAATAGTTGCGGGTGCAGTTCTTGCAGGGGAGCTATCTCTACTTGCGGCTATAGCAGCCAAACACCTTGCAAGGGCTCACAAGATGTTGGGGAGATGA
- a CDS encoding MinD/ParA family ATP-binding protein, whose amino-acid sequence MAVIVVTGRGGAGKTTTTANLSTYFAQADYRVLAIDGDLYLPNLGLHFALDNVKYTLHSVVKDPNMDPEWAIYRHKETGVYVMPGSSRLEDVLGISGQRLKDIIENLKYKYPLIFVDSPTGVPFDTLPAFEVFDYQIIVVEIERSPIYSFETMVENEVLKLKALGDRFRLEVGVVINKVREAADVIDKIVEVIESDIGVPVIGVIPFDDAVPESVNAGIPVLVYRPHSDAAVAFKEAGQLTEEWIFGSSAQG is encoded by the coding sequence ATGGCAGTGATCGTTGTTACGGGAAGGGGTGGAGCTGGAAAAACTACAACGACTGCAAACTTAAGTACATACTTTGCCCAAGCCGATTATAGAGTTCTTGCTATAGATGGGGATCTTTACCTCCCAAATCTTGGTCTTCACTTTGCCCTAGATAATGTGAAGTACACGCTTCATTCGGTCGTTAAAGACCCCAATATGGATCCTGAATGGGCTATATATCGACATAAGGAAACTGGAGTTTATGTGATGCCCGGGAGTTCAAGGCTTGAAGATGTTCTGGGGATCTCCGGTCAGAGATTGAAGGATATAATTGAGAATCTTAAGTACAAGTACCCCCTCATATTTGTGGATTCGCCAACTGGAGTTCCTTTCGATACCCTTCCTGCGTTTGAGGTTTTCGATTATCAGATAATAGTTGTTGAGATTGAAAGGTCTCCAATATACTCCTTTGAGACGATGGTTGAAAATGAGGTTTTGAAGCTCAAGGCATTGGGTGATAGATTTAGGCTTGAAGTGGGAGTTGTTATAAACAAGGTTAGGGAGGCAGCGGATGTCATCGATAAGATAGTTGAGGTTATAGAGAGTGATATAGGTGTTCCTGTCATTGGAGTTATCCCTTTTGATGATGCCGTTCCTGAATCTGTGAATGCTGGAATACCCGTTCTAGTATATAGACCCCACAGCGATGCCGCGGTAGCTTTTAAAGAGGCGGGCCAGCTAACCGAAGAGTGGATTTTTGGCTCTTCTGCGCAGGGGTGA